The Brassica napus cultivar Da-Ae chromosome C7, Da-Ae, whole genome shotgun sequence genome has a segment encoding these proteins:
- the LOC125590716 gene encoding ATP-dependent DNA helicase homolog RECG, chloroplastic-like isoform X1 has product MAAVTLSLVQPPCGMCFAGRRLRSVIVIQAQRGNWSKMRFSNLFFSSKVWKITYRSKHSFPDNLLEQVEKCANARLETQSKLISKLRLLQVAALMEYDNVDDVFDQKSDKQVKEELESACKRFPAISLGYSRPVELYSRSKFSEEANRSILKTPNENSFLPTPMPVGWLDPDSLSGTLSSFSPEPLNVVDSSTSLREEISDGSSFVVQTATSEAETTPEEEDSASAQLFLSCTIGSMPGLSKRQSYQLDTCGFHTMRKLLHHFPRTYVDLQNAHLDIEDGQYLIFVGKIVSSKAVKASSSFSFLEVIVSCEVTGRDQTPENLSCNADDKVGKTFYLHLKRFFRGARFTWQPFLNSIQEKHRPGDFVCVSGKVKALRAGNHFEMKEYNIDVLRDEDESSLSAQGRPYPIYPAKGGLSPKFLSDVISRALRILPTNMDPLPKEITTIFGLPSLHDAYIGIHEPKNLDEADLARKRLIFDEFFYLQLARLYQMLQGLGTKLEKDVLLEKFKNPVLNSVYIEDWSALSKSFVKALPYSLTPSQLSAASEIIWDLKRPIPMNRLLQGDVGCGKTVVAFLACMEVVASGYQAAFMAPTELLAIQHYEQLRDLLEKMEGVSSKPTIGLLTGSTPTKQSRMIRQDLQSGAISIIIGTHSLIAEKIEYSALRIAIVDEQQRFGVIQRGKFNSKLYGASVISKTGLPDSDDTTKADLNMAPHVLAMSATPIPRSLALALYGDISLTQITDMPLGRIPVETHIFEGNESGFEEVYSMMLKDLESGGRVYLVYPVIEQSEQLPQLRAASADLEVISQKFPNYSCGLLHGRMKSDDKEEALRKFRSGETQILLSTQVIEIGVDVPDASMMVVMNAERFGIAQLHQLRGRVGRGTRKSKCLLIGSTANCLKRLNMLGKSSDGFYLANIDLLLRGPGDLLGKKQSGHLPEFPVARLEMDGNMLQEAHIAALKVLGDSHDLEKFPALRAELSMRQPLCLLGD; this is encoded by the exons ATGGCGGCAGTGACTCTATCCTTGGTGCAACCTCCTTGTGGCATG TGTTTCGCGGGTAGGAGATTGAGAAGTGTGATTGTAATCCAAGCTCAGAGAGGAAACTGGTCTAAAATGAG GTTTAGtaatctcttcttctcctccaaaGTGTGGAAGATAACTTATCGATCCAAGCATAGTTTTCCTGACAATCTTCTCGAACAAGTTGAGAAGTGTGCAAACGCTAGGCTCGAAACTCAGTCCAAGTTAATAAGCAAG TTGCGACTCCTACAGGTTGCAGCTTTGATGGAGTATGATAATGTTGATGATGTATTTGATCAGAAATCTGATAAGCAAGTTAAGGAAGAGCTTGAATCTGCGTGCAAGAGGTTCCCTGCGATCTCTCTTGGCTACTCTCGTCCTGTGGAGTTATACAGCAGGTCCAAATTTTCAGAAGAAGCAAATAGAAGTATTCTCAAGACGCCAAACGAAAACAGTTTCCTTCCCACTCCTATGCCTGTGGGATGGCTTGATCCTGACAGTCTTTCCGGAACATTATCTTCCTTCTCTCCAGAGCCTCTGAATGTTGTTGATTCTTCCACTAGTCTCAGAGAAGAAATATCTGATGGGTCTTCTTTTGTGGTTCAAACTGCAACATCTGAAGCTGAAACAACCcctgaagaagaagattctGCTTCCGCTCAGCTTTTCCTTAGTTGTACTATAGGTTCTATGCCTGGGTTAAGTAAGAGGCAGAGCTATCAGCTAGACACTTGTGGCTTTCACACG ATGAGGAAACTATTGCATCATTTTCCTCGTACCTATGTAGATTTGCAGAACGCCCATCTTGATATTGAGGATGGACAGTACTTGATTTTTGTTGGTAAAATCGTGTCTTCCAA GGCAGTAAAAGCGAGCTCTTCGTTTTCATTTCTTGAGGTTATTGTCAGCTGTGAAGTCACAGGAAGAGACCAAACTCCGGAGAATCTGAGTTGCAATGCTGATGATAAAGTAGGAAAAACATTTTATCTCCATCTCAAGAGATTTTTTCGTGGCGCGCGCTTTACGTGGCAACCATTTCTCAATAGTATACAAGAGAAACATAGACCTGGGGACTTTGTATGCGTTAGCGGGAAG GTGAAGGCGTTGCGTGCGGGGAATCATTTTGAAATGAAGGAATACAATATTGATGTACTCAGAGATGAAGACGAGTCATCTCTTTCAGCTCAGGGGAGACCATATCCTATTTACCCCGCAAAAGGAGGCTTATCCCCAAAGTTCCTTAGCGATGTCATCTCCag GGCTCTGCGGATTCTCCCTACCAATATGGATCCGCTTCCTAAGGAAATCACTACAATTTTTGGCCTACCTTCTCTCCATGAT GCCTATATCGGTATTCACGAGCCTAAGAATTTAGATGAGGCTGATTTAGCTCGCAAAAGGCTTATATTCGATGAGTTCTTTTACCTACAG TTGGCACGCTTATACCAAATGCTTCAAGGTCTTGGCACAAAATTAGAGAAAGACGTATTACTGGAGAAGTTTAAAAATCCAGTGCTCAACTCCGTTTACATAGAAGATTGGTCTGCTCTCAGCAAGAGTTTTGTGAAGGCTCTACCGTATTCACTTACTCCTAGTCAGCTTAGTGCTGCCTCAGAAATAATATGGGATCTAAAGCGTCCGATTCCAATGAATCGGCTTTTGCAG GGAGATGTTGGATGTGGAAAAACAGTAGTTGCTTTCTTGGCGTGTATGGAGGTCGTAGCATCTGGTTACCAG GCAGCTTTCATGGCCCCCACAGAGTTACTTGCGATCCAACACTACGAACAGTTGCGTGATCTGCTGGAGAAAATGGAGGGTGTATCATCCAAGCCAACCATTGGGCTGCTCACAGGTTCAACCCCAACAAAACAATCACGAATGATTCGTCAG GATCTTCAAAGTGGAGCTATATCGATTATAATTGGAACTCACAGTCTTATAGCTGAAAAGATAGAGTACTCTGCATTACGTATTGCCATTGTTGACGAGCAACAACGTTTTGGTGTAATCCAGAGAGGAAAATTCAACAGCAAG TTATATGGAGCATCTGTTATATCAAAAACTGGCTTACCTGACTCTGATGATACTACCAAAGCTGATCTCAATATGGCTCCTCATGTTCTGGCAATGTCAGCCACCCCAATCCCGAGATCACTTGCCTTAGCTTTATACGGAGATATTTCTCTGACTCAG ATTACTGACATGCCACTTGGGAGAATACCAGTTGAGACGCACATTTTCGAGGGAAATGAGTCTGGCTTCGAGGAAGTCTACTCG ATGATGCTGAAAGACCTGGAGTCTGGAGGGAGAGTATACCTTGTGTACCCCGTTATTGAACAATCAGAGCAACTGCCACAGCTCCGTGCCGCCTCTGCTGATCTCGAAGTAATATCCCAAAAGTTCCCAAACTATAGCTGCGGACTCTTGCACGGAAGGATGAAGAGTGACGACAAAGAAGAGGCTCTAAGAAAATTCAGAAGCGGAGAGACACAGATACTCCTCTCCACCCAAGTGATAGAGATAGGCGTTGACGTTCCAGACGCTTCGATGATGGTTGTCATGAACGCTGAAAGGTTTGGTATCGCTCAGTTACACCAACTCCGAGGACGCGTTGGCCGTGGAACCAGAAAATCAAAATGCTTACTAATAGGATCAACTGCTAATTGCCTAAAACGGTTGAACATGTTGGGGAAATCTTCTGATGGGTTCTACTTGGCAAACATTGATCTTCTTCTACGTGGACCTGGTGACTTGCTTGGGAAGAAACAGTCTGGGCACTTACCAGAGTTCCCAGTCGCTAGGCTGGAGATGGACGGCAATATGTTGCAGGAAGCCCACATAGCCGCTTTG AAAGTTCTAGGAGATTCTCACGACCTGGAGAAGTTTCCAGCGCTGAGAGCTGAGCTTAGCATGAGACAGCCACTTTGTCTTCTAGGGGACTAA
- the LOC125590716 gene encoding ATP-dependent DNA helicase homolog RECG, chloroplastic-like isoform X2 yields the protein MAAVTLSLVQPPCGMCFAGRRLRSVIVIQAQRGNWSKMRFSNLFFSSKVWKITYRSKHSFPDNLLEQVEKCANARLETQSKLISKVAALMEYDNVDDVFDQKSDKQVKEELESACKRFPAISLGYSRPVELYSRSKFSEEANRSILKTPNENSFLPTPMPVGWLDPDSLSGTLSSFSPEPLNVVDSSTSLREEISDGSSFVVQTATSEAETTPEEEDSASAQLFLSCTIGSMPGLSKRQSYQLDTCGFHTMRKLLHHFPRTYVDLQNAHLDIEDGQYLIFVGKIVSSKAVKASSSFSFLEVIVSCEVTGRDQTPENLSCNADDKVGKTFYLHLKRFFRGARFTWQPFLNSIQEKHRPGDFVCVSGKVKALRAGNHFEMKEYNIDVLRDEDESSLSAQGRPYPIYPAKGGLSPKFLSDVISRALRILPTNMDPLPKEITTIFGLPSLHDAYIGIHEPKNLDEADLARKRLIFDEFFYLQLARLYQMLQGLGTKLEKDVLLEKFKNPVLNSVYIEDWSALSKSFVKALPYSLTPSQLSAASEIIWDLKRPIPMNRLLQGDVGCGKTVVAFLACMEVVASGYQAAFMAPTELLAIQHYEQLRDLLEKMEGVSSKPTIGLLTGSTPTKQSRMIRQDLQSGAISIIIGTHSLIAEKIEYSALRIAIVDEQQRFGVIQRGKFNSKLYGASVISKTGLPDSDDTTKADLNMAPHVLAMSATPIPRSLALALYGDISLTQITDMPLGRIPVETHIFEGNESGFEEVYSMMLKDLESGGRVYLVYPVIEQSEQLPQLRAASADLEVISQKFPNYSCGLLHGRMKSDDKEEALRKFRSGETQILLSTQVIEIGVDVPDASMMVVMNAERFGIAQLHQLRGRVGRGTRKSKCLLIGSTANCLKRLNMLGKSSDGFYLANIDLLLRGPGDLLGKKQSGHLPEFPVARLEMDGNMLQEAHIAALKVLGDSHDLEKFPALRAELSMRQPLCLLGD from the exons ATGGCGGCAGTGACTCTATCCTTGGTGCAACCTCCTTGTGGCATG TGTTTCGCGGGTAGGAGATTGAGAAGTGTGATTGTAATCCAAGCTCAGAGAGGAAACTGGTCTAAAATGAG GTTTAGtaatctcttcttctcctccaaaGTGTGGAAGATAACTTATCGATCCAAGCATAGTTTTCCTGACAATCTTCTCGAACAAGTTGAGAAGTGTGCAAACGCTAGGCTCGAAACTCAGTCCAAGTTAATAAGCAAG GTTGCAGCTTTGATGGAGTATGATAATGTTGATGATGTATTTGATCAGAAATCTGATAAGCAAGTTAAGGAAGAGCTTGAATCTGCGTGCAAGAGGTTCCCTGCGATCTCTCTTGGCTACTCTCGTCCTGTGGAGTTATACAGCAGGTCCAAATTTTCAGAAGAAGCAAATAGAAGTATTCTCAAGACGCCAAACGAAAACAGTTTCCTTCCCACTCCTATGCCTGTGGGATGGCTTGATCCTGACAGTCTTTCCGGAACATTATCTTCCTTCTCTCCAGAGCCTCTGAATGTTGTTGATTCTTCCACTAGTCTCAGAGAAGAAATATCTGATGGGTCTTCTTTTGTGGTTCAAACTGCAACATCTGAAGCTGAAACAACCcctgaagaagaagattctGCTTCCGCTCAGCTTTTCCTTAGTTGTACTATAGGTTCTATGCCTGGGTTAAGTAAGAGGCAGAGCTATCAGCTAGACACTTGTGGCTTTCACACG ATGAGGAAACTATTGCATCATTTTCCTCGTACCTATGTAGATTTGCAGAACGCCCATCTTGATATTGAGGATGGACAGTACTTGATTTTTGTTGGTAAAATCGTGTCTTCCAA GGCAGTAAAAGCGAGCTCTTCGTTTTCATTTCTTGAGGTTATTGTCAGCTGTGAAGTCACAGGAAGAGACCAAACTCCGGAGAATCTGAGTTGCAATGCTGATGATAAAGTAGGAAAAACATTTTATCTCCATCTCAAGAGATTTTTTCGTGGCGCGCGCTTTACGTGGCAACCATTTCTCAATAGTATACAAGAGAAACATAGACCTGGGGACTTTGTATGCGTTAGCGGGAAG GTGAAGGCGTTGCGTGCGGGGAATCATTTTGAAATGAAGGAATACAATATTGATGTACTCAGAGATGAAGACGAGTCATCTCTTTCAGCTCAGGGGAGACCATATCCTATTTACCCCGCAAAAGGAGGCTTATCCCCAAAGTTCCTTAGCGATGTCATCTCCag GGCTCTGCGGATTCTCCCTACCAATATGGATCCGCTTCCTAAGGAAATCACTACAATTTTTGGCCTACCTTCTCTCCATGAT GCCTATATCGGTATTCACGAGCCTAAGAATTTAGATGAGGCTGATTTAGCTCGCAAAAGGCTTATATTCGATGAGTTCTTTTACCTACAG TTGGCACGCTTATACCAAATGCTTCAAGGTCTTGGCACAAAATTAGAGAAAGACGTATTACTGGAGAAGTTTAAAAATCCAGTGCTCAACTCCGTTTACATAGAAGATTGGTCTGCTCTCAGCAAGAGTTTTGTGAAGGCTCTACCGTATTCACTTACTCCTAGTCAGCTTAGTGCTGCCTCAGAAATAATATGGGATCTAAAGCGTCCGATTCCAATGAATCGGCTTTTGCAG GGAGATGTTGGATGTGGAAAAACAGTAGTTGCTTTCTTGGCGTGTATGGAGGTCGTAGCATCTGGTTACCAG GCAGCTTTCATGGCCCCCACAGAGTTACTTGCGATCCAACACTACGAACAGTTGCGTGATCTGCTGGAGAAAATGGAGGGTGTATCATCCAAGCCAACCATTGGGCTGCTCACAGGTTCAACCCCAACAAAACAATCACGAATGATTCGTCAG GATCTTCAAAGTGGAGCTATATCGATTATAATTGGAACTCACAGTCTTATAGCTGAAAAGATAGAGTACTCTGCATTACGTATTGCCATTGTTGACGAGCAACAACGTTTTGGTGTAATCCAGAGAGGAAAATTCAACAGCAAG TTATATGGAGCATCTGTTATATCAAAAACTGGCTTACCTGACTCTGATGATACTACCAAAGCTGATCTCAATATGGCTCCTCATGTTCTGGCAATGTCAGCCACCCCAATCCCGAGATCACTTGCCTTAGCTTTATACGGAGATATTTCTCTGACTCAG ATTACTGACATGCCACTTGGGAGAATACCAGTTGAGACGCACATTTTCGAGGGAAATGAGTCTGGCTTCGAGGAAGTCTACTCG ATGATGCTGAAAGACCTGGAGTCTGGAGGGAGAGTATACCTTGTGTACCCCGTTATTGAACAATCAGAGCAACTGCCACAGCTCCGTGCCGCCTCTGCTGATCTCGAAGTAATATCCCAAAAGTTCCCAAACTATAGCTGCGGACTCTTGCACGGAAGGATGAAGAGTGACGACAAAGAAGAGGCTCTAAGAAAATTCAGAAGCGGAGAGACACAGATACTCCTCTCCACCCAAGTGATAGAGATAGGCGTTGACGTTCCAGACGCTTCGATGATGGTTGTCATGAACGCTGAAAGGTTTGGTATCGCTCAGTTACACCAACTCCGAGGACGCGTTGGCCGTGGAACCAGAAAATCAAAATGCTTACTAATAGGATCAACTGCTAATTGCCTAAAACGGTTGAACATGTTGGGGAAATCTTCTGATGGGTTCTACTTGGCAAACATTGATCTTCTTCTACGTGGACCTGGTGACTTGCTTGGGAAGAAACAGTCTGGGCACTTACCAGAGTTCCCAGTCGCTAGGCTGGAGATGGACGGCAATATGTTGCAGGAAGCCCACATAGCCGCTTTG AAAGTTCTAGGAGATTCTCACGACCTGGAGAAGTTTCCAGCGCTGAGAGCTGAGCTTAGCATGAGACAGCCACTTTGTCTTCTAGGGGACTAA